Proteins co-encoded in one Gossypium arboreum isolate Shixiya-1 chromosome 11, ASM2569848v2, whole genome shotgun sequence genomic window:
- the LOC108472196 gene encoding receptor-like protein 9DC3 encodes MRNSMADALANGTRYYQMQGLSFTAKGLELKFEALLTSWMVIDFSDNKFLGELPKTLGELHSLIVLNLSHNSLTGSIPSSLGDLLELESLDLSSNKLQGRIPTELSNIGFLEVLNLSQNNLMGPIPQGKQFNTFTNDSYIGNLGLCGLPLSNRCGNDEKTPTKIDGDDDEELDWRFSILMGYGSGLVLGLSLGYIVLTTEKPWWLIRIIERVQQRFAKR; translated from the coding sequence ATGAGAAATTCAATGGCTGATGCATTAGCTAATGGAACTCGGTATTATCAGATGCAAGGTTTATCTTTTACAGCAAAAGGGTTGGAATTGAAGTTTGAAGCACTATTAACCAGTTGGATGGTAATTGACTTTTCGGACAATAAATTTTTGGGAGAACTTCCTAAAACACTTGGTGAACTTCATTCACTTATTGTGCTAAACCTCTCCCATAATAGCTTAACAGGTTCTATCCCATCATCATTAGGTGATTTGTTAGAGCTTGAATCATTAGATCTTTCATCAAATAAGCTCCAAGGAAGAATTCCAACAGAATTATCAAATATTGGATTCTTAGAGGTGTTAAACCTTTCTCAAAATAATTTAATGGGACCCATTCCTCAAGGAAAACAAtttaatactttcactaatgattCCTACATAGGAAACTTGGGTTTATGCGGGCTGCCATTATCAAATAGATGTGGTAATGATGAGAAAACTCCAACCAAAATTGATGGAGATGATGATGAAGAATTGGATTGGAGATTTTCTATATTGATGGGATATGGATCTGGGTTGGTGCTGGGACTGAGCTTGGGGTACATTGTACTCACAACTGAAAAACCATGGTGGTTGATTAGGATCATCGAGAGAGTTCAACAAAGATTTGCAAAAAGGTAG